One Acanthochromis polyacanthus isolate Apoly-LR-REF ecotype Palm Island chromosome 6, KAUST_Apoly_ChrSc, whole genome shotgun sequence DNA segment encodes these proteins:
- the kdm5bb gene encoding lysine-specific demethylase 5B-B isoform X1, producing MSQPRPDEFKPPPECPVFEPSWEEFRDPFAFINKIRPIAEKTGICKVRPPPGWQPPFACDVDRLHFVPRIQRLNELEAQTRVKLNFLDQIAKFWDLQGCALKIPHVERKILDLYKLNKLVADEGGFDIVCQDRRWTKIALQMGFAPGKAVGSHLRGHYERILYPYNLFQSGANLLAPDPASKLMRLEADPELEKCVQKPIQPVENTVSKESVDTKEHKLQDPAQRQPVQTPDTCPSARRAKRMKYEAICVKTEPGELGENKPNLRRRMGSFVAKPEPEKEIPIPVKQEPVEFKEPIMEADKSKSRYKKVIPPVPPSPVLLPVVSAPLQTAPFVVQVDLVVCLVCGSGGDEDRLLLCDGCDDSYHTFCLIPPLHDVPKGDWRCPKCLAQECNKPHEAFGFEQAYRDYSLRAFGQMADAFKSDYFNMPVHMVPTELVEKEFWRLVGAIEEDVTVEYGADIASKEFGSGFPIPNGKFKVSPADEKYLKCGWNLNNLAMMNPSVLTHVTADICGMTLPWLYVGMCFSSFCWHIEDHWSYSINYLHWGEPKTWYGAPGFAAEQLEEVMRKLAPELFESQPDLLHQLVTIMNPNTLMAHGVPIYRTNQCAGEFVITFPRAYHSGFNQGFNFAEAVNFCTVDWMPLGRQCVDHYRMLHRYNVFSHDEMVCNMASKAETLNVVLASAVHKDMVVMIQEEKELREKIKKMGVLNCKEAKYDHLQDDERQCAKCRTTCYLSAVTCPCSPGVLVCLYHISDLCSCPVSNYTLNYRYTLDHLLPMMNAVQQRAELYDDWASRVTETLEAKLEKKKGLPVFRSLLAESESKLFPDNDLLRRLRLVTQDAEKCSSVAQQLLNGKRQTRYRCGSGKSRSQLTVEELSSFVRQLYNLSCSLPQAPMLKELLNRIEDFQQHSEKVLADEVPSVAEIQSLLDVSFDFDVDLPELPRLRVRLEQARWLDGVQQASSQPATLTLETMRRLIDQGVGLAPHPSVEKAMARLQEQLTMSEHWEDKASSLLKARPPHSIETLSAAAEKASGIPAYLPNCLLLKDTIRKAQEWLQEAEELQAPGCIPLVDRLSDMVLRGQAIQVHLEPLDRLESLMVEVQKWKESAATTFLPKDSTLTLLEVLCPRCEAGSVGSPKRKAKKGKESPKSNKKKTPRLTTLSDVETALSETKDSTSAMATLEELRVREMEAFSNLRAANESKLLPTADCMDLRVCFCQKAPMGAMLQCELCRDAFHSVCVRDPSDSHETQPWLCPQCQRSEKPPLSQVLSLLTSLRHTGVRLPEGDALHYLVERTVNWQQRAQEMTQACNLPELEERPGTPPTLTRWVSGSDDAHNNTQAPCLTPEWNRTSHAQTVFYTEQRCIPLQGLSQELEELMVEGLLLQVSLPEVQSLYHILLDRASSQHSDVCMSPSQEEAADKHTQFNSQGTNLPLNQDDATSMRETMIGEKKAKRHLEREGLDAERRGKDKKHCHKRQKMNKKNPQRRSASTSSSPRSDFSQSDDSDEEMAVCPAERCQLPEGDEVNWVQCDGSCNQWFHQVCVGVTAEMAEKEDYICVTCTLNDGHTRK from the exons ATGAGCCAGCCTCGGCCGGACGAGTTCAAGCCTCCTCCGGAGTGCCCGGTCTTCGAGCCCAGCTGGGAGGAATTTCGAGATCCTTTTGCCTTCATCAACAAGATCCGTCCCATCGCTGAGAAAACGGGCATTTGCAAAGTCCGGCCGCCTCCG GGTTGGCAGCCTCCGTTTGCTTGCGATGTTGACAGGCTTCACTTTGTTCCTCGGATCCAGAGGCTCAATGAGCTGGAG GCACAGACCAGAGTCAAGCTCAACTTCTTGGACCAGATTGCCAAATTTTGGGATTTGCAGGGATGTGCCCTGAAGATCCCTCATGTGGAGAGGAAGATTTTAGATTTATATAAGCTGAATAAG CTGGTAGCTGATGAGGGTGGATTCGACATCGTCTGTCAGGACAGGCGATGGACCAAGATTGCACTACAAATGGGCTTCGCCCCTGGCAAAGCTGTTGGCTCACACCTGCGAGGGCATTATGAGAGAATCCTTTATCCCTACAATCTGTTTCAGAGTGGAGCAAACCTGCTG GCACCAGATCCAGCTTCCAAACTGATGCGTTTGGAGGCTGATCCTGAACTTGAAAAG TGTGTTCAGAAGCCCATCCAGCCGGTGGAGAACACAGTAAGCAAGGAGAGCGTAGACACCAAGGAGCACAAGCTGCAGGACCCGGCTCAGAGGCAGCCCGTCCAGACGCCTGACACTTGCCCCAGTGCTCGTAGAGCCAAGCGCATGAAGTATGAG GCCATCTGTGTGAAGACCGAACCAGGTGAGCTCGGCGAGAACAAGCCCAACCTGAGGCGGAGGATGGGTTCTTTTGTCGCCAAGCCAGAGCCAG AGAAAGAGATTCCCATTCCAGTGAAACAGGAACCAGTTGAATTTAAGGAACCAATAATGGAAGCTGACAAATCCAAGTCACGGTACAAGAAAGTCATCCCTCCAGTTCCTCCAAGTCCA GTACTTTTGCCAGTCGTCTCAGCACCATTACAAACAGCTCCTTTTGTTGTTCAGGTGGATCTGGTTGTGTGTCTGGTGTGCGGCAGTGGGGGAGATGAAGACCGTCTGTTGCTGTGTGACGGCTGTGATGACAGCTACCACACCTTCTGTCTGATTCCTCCTCTGCACGACGTTCCCAAAGGAGACTGGAGGTGCCCCAAGTGTCTCGCTCAG GAATGCAACAAACCTCACGAGGCGTTCGGGTTTGAACAAGCATACAGAGACTATTCCCTCCGTGCGTTTGGACAAATGGCGGATGCATTCAAATCTGATTACTTCAACATGCCAGTTCAT atGGTACCCACAGAGCTGGTGGAAAAAGAGTTCTGGCGTTTGGTTGGAGCCATTGAGGAGGATGTTACTGTTGAATATGGAGCAGATATCGCCTCGAAGGAGTTTGGGAGCGGGTTCCCCATTCCGAACGGAAAATTTAAGGTTTCCCCAGCAGATGAG AAATACCTTAAATGTGGCTGGAACCTCAACAACCTGGCCATGATGAACCCGTCTGTTCTGACCCACGTAACGGCTGACATCTGTGGGATGACGCTGCCGTGGCTTTACGTTGGCATGTGcttctcctccttctgctgGCACATTGAGGACCACTGGAGCTACTCCATCAACTACCTGCACTG GGGGGAACCTAAGACCTGGTATGGAGCTCCTGgttttgctgcagaacagctagAGGAAGTGATGAGGAAACTGGCCCCGGAGCTGTTTGAGTCTCAGCCTGACCTTCTACACCAGCTGGTCACCATCATGAACCCCAACACACTGATGGCCCACGGAGTCCCA ATTTACAGAACAAACCAGTGTGCTGGTGAGTTTGTCATCACGTTTCCGAGAGCTTATCACAGTGGCTTCAATCAGGGCTTTAACTTCGCCGAGGCGGTCAACTTCTGCACTGTGGACTGG ATGCCTCTCGGCAGGCAGTGTGTCGACCACTACCGTATGCTGCACCGCTACAATGTGTTCTCCCATGATGAGATGGTGTGCAACATGGCCTCAAAAGCAGAAACACTCAACGTGGTGCTGGCTTCAGCTGTCCACAAGGACATGGTTGTCATGATCCAAGAGGAGAAAGAACTGAGggagaaaattaagaaaatg GGAGTGTTAAACTGCAAGGAGGCAAAATACGATCACCTCCAGGATGACGAGCGGCAGTGTGCCAAGTGCAGGACCACCTGTTACCTGTCTGCCGTCACCTGCCCCTGTAGCCCCGGAGTCCTGGTCTGTCTGTACCACATCAGTGACCTCTGTTCCTGCCCCGTCAGCAACTACACACTGAA ttaCCGTTACACACTGGACCACCTGCTCCCCATGATGAACGCGGTGCAGCAGCGAGCTGAGCTGTATGATGACTGGGCCTCCCGTGTGACAGAGACTCTGGAGGCTAAACTGGAAAAGAAGAAAG GCCTGCCGGTCTTTCGCTCTCTTCTCGCTGAATCAGAGTCCAAGCTGTTTCCTGACAACGACCTGCTGCGTCGGCTTCGTTTGGTCACACAAGACGCAGAGAAGTGCTCCTCGGTGGCGCAGCAGCTGTTGAACGGCAAGAGGCAGACCAG GTATCGGTGTGGTAGTGGGAAGTCACGGAGCCAGCTTACTGTGGAGGAGCTGAGTTCATTTGTGAGGCAGCTGTATAACCTCTCCTGCAGCCTCCCTCAGGCGCCCATGCTGAAG GAACTCCTGAATCGCATCGAAGACTTCCAGCAGCATAGTGAGAAAGTCCTGGCCGATGAAGTCCCCAGTGTGGCTGAAATCCAGAGCCTGTTGGACGTCAGCTTCGACTTTGACGTGGACCTGCCGGAGCTGCCGCGGCTGAGAGTGAGGCTGGAACAGGCCCGGTGGCTGGACGGGGTGCAGCAGGCCAGCAGTCAGCCCGCCACCCTCACTCTGGAGACCATGAGGAGGCTCATCGACCAGGGAGTCGGTTTGGCTCCTCATCCGTCCGTGGAGAAAGCCATGGCACGCCTTCAAGAGCAGCTTACTATGTCTGAACACTGGGAGGACAAGGCGAGCAGCCTCCTTAAAGCCAG ACCCCCGCACTCCATAGAGACTCTtagtgctgctgctgagaaggcGTCCGGCATCCCCGCTTATCTCCCAAACTGTCTTCTTCTAAAAGACACCATCAGGAAAGCTCAGGAGTGGCTTCAGGAAGCTGAGGAGCTTCAG GCCCCTGGTTGCATACCGCTGGTGGACAGGCTCTCTGACATGGTGCTACGAGGACAAGCCATTCAAGTCCACCTGGAGCCTTTAGACAGGCTGGAGTCTTTAATGGTAGAAGtgcaaaaatggaaagaatctGCAGCGACAACTTTCCTTCCGAAGGACTCAACTCTTACGTTATTAGAG GTTCTGTGTCCAAGATGTGAAGCTGGAAGTGTAGGTTCTCCAAAGAGGAAGGCCAAGAAAGGGAAAGAGTCCcccaaaagcaacaaaaagaaaactccaaGGCTCACCACTCTCAGCGATGTGGAAACAGCGCTTTCAGAGACCAAGGATTCTACCTCTGCA ATGGCAACTCTGGAGGAGCTGCGTGTGAGGGAGATGGAGGCTTTCTCTAATCTCAGGGCAGCAAACGAGTCAAAGCTCCTTCCCACAGCAGACTGCATGGACCTGAGggtgtgtttctgtcagaagGCGCCCATGGGTGCGATGCTGCAGTGTGAACTCTGCAGGGACGCCTTCCACAGCGTGTGTGTCAGAGACCCTTCAGACTCCCATGAAACACAGCCATGGCTCTGTCCGCAGTGCCAGCGATCAGAAAAGCCCCCCTTAAGCCAAGTCCTCTCTCTGCTGACGTCCCTGCGGCACACAGGGGTTCGCCTGCCGGAGGGCGACGCTCTGCACTATCTGGTTGAGAGGACAGTTAACTGGCAGCAGCGAGCGCAGGAGATGACTCAGGCATGTAACCTACCAGAACTAGAGGAGAGACCGGGGACCCCTCCCACACTAACCCGCTGGGTATCAGGCAGCGACGACGCTCACAACAACACTCAG GCTCCTTGTTTGACTCCAGAGTGGAATAGGACAAGCCATGCTCAGACCGTCTTCTACACCGAGCAGAGATGCATACCGCTGCAGG GCCTGAGtcaggagctggaggagctgaTGGTGGAGGGGCTCCTGCTGCAGGTGTCTCTGCCAGAGGTCCAGAGCCTTTACCACATTTTACTGGACAGAGCCAGCAGCCAGCACTCAGACGTATGCATGTCGCCATCACAGGAGGAGGCCGCAGACAAACACACGCAGTTTAACTCTCAGGGAACAAATCTGCCACTGAACCAG gaTGACGCCACGAGCATGAGGGAAACAATGATAGgcgaaaaaaaagcaaagaggcATCTGGAGAGGGAAGGTTTGGATGCTGAGCGCCGGGGGAAAGACAAGAAGCACTGTCACAAACGACAGAAGATGAATAAGAAGAACCCTCAGCGCAGGTCGGCCTCGACCTCGTCTTCCCCGCGCTCCGATTTCTCCCAGTCTGATGATTCTGACGAGGAAATGGCCGTTTGTCCAGCAGAGAGGTGTCAGCTGCCGGAGGGGGATGAG GTAAACTGGGTCCAGTGTGACGGCAGCTGCAACCAGTGGTTCCACCAAGTGTGTGTCGGCGTTACGGCAGAGATGGCCGAGAAGGAGGACTACATTTGCGTCACGTGTACACTGAACGACGGACACACGAGAAAATGA
- the kdm5bb gene encoding lysine-specific demethylase 5B-B isoform X2: MSQPRPDEFKPPPECPVFEPSWEEFRDPFAFINKIRPIAEKTGICKVRPPPGWQPPFACDVDRLHFVPRIQRLNELEAQTRVKLNFLDQIAKFWDLQGCALKIPHVERKILDLYKLNKLVADEGGFDIVCQDRRWTKIALQMGFAPGKAVGSHLRGHYERILYPYNLFQSGANLLAPDPASKLMRLEADPELEKCVQKPIQPVENTVSKESVDTKEHKLQDPAQRQPVQTPDTCPSARRAKRMKYEAICVKTEPGELGENKPNLRRRMGSFVAKPEPEKEIPIPVKQEPVEFKEPIMEADKSKSRYKKVIPPVPPSPVDLVVCLVCGSGGDEDRLLLCDGCDDSYHTFCLIPPLHDVPKGDWRCPKCLAQECNKPHEAFGFEQAYRDYSLRAFGQMADAFKSDYFNMPVHMVPTELVEKEFWRLVGAIEEDVTVEYGADIASKEFGSGFPIPNGKFKVSPADEKYLKCGWNLNNLAMMNPSVLTHVTADICGMTLPWLYVGMCFSSFCWHIEDHWSYSINYLHWGEPKTWYGAPGFAAEQLEEVMRKLAPELFESQPDLLHQLVTIMNPNTLMAHGVPIYRTNQCAGEFVITFPRAYHSGFNQGFNFAEAVNFCTVDWMPLGRQCVDHYRMLHRYNVFSHDEMVCNMASKAETLNVVLASAVHKDMVVMIQEEKELREKIKKMGVLNCKEAKYDHLQDDERQCAKCRTTCYLSAVTCPCSPGVLVCLYHISDLCSCPVSNYTLNYRYTLDHLLPMMNAVQQRAELYDDWASRVTETLEAKLEKKKGLPVFRSLLAESESKLFPDNDLLRRLRLVTQDAEKCSSVAQQLLNGKRQTRYRCGSGKSRSQLTVEELSSFVRQLYNLSCSLPQAPMLKELLNRIEDFQQHSEKVLADEVPSVAEIQSLLDVSFDFDVDLPELPRLRVRLEQARWLDGVQQASSQPATLTLETMRRLIDQGVGLAPHPSVEKAMARLQEQLTMSEHWEDKASSLLKARPPHSIETLSAAAEKASGIPAYLPNCLLLKDTIRKAQEWLQEAEELQAPGCIPLVDRLSDMVLRGQAIQVHLEPLDRLESLMVEVQKWKESAATTFLPKDSTLTLLEVLCPRCEAGSVGSPKRKAKKGKESPKSNKKKTPRLTTLSDVETALSETKDSTSAMATLEELRVREMEAFSNLRAANESKLLPTADCMDLRVCFCQKAPMGAMLQCELCRDAFHSVCVRDPSDSHETQPWLCPQCQRSEKPPLSQVLSLLTSLRHTGVRLPEGDALHYLVERTVNWQQRAQEMTQACNLPELEERPGTPPTLTRWVSGSDDAHNNTQAPCLTPEWNRTSHAQTVFYTEQRCIPLQGLSQELEELMVEGLLLQVSLPEVQSLYHILLDRASSQHSDVCMSPSQEEAADKHTQFNSQGTNLPLNQDDATSMRETMIGEKKAKRHLEREGLDAERRGKDKKHCHKRQKMNKKNPQRRSASTSSSPRSDFSQSDDSDEEMAVCPAERCQLPEGDEVNWVQCDGSCNQWFHQVCVGVTAEMAEKEDYICVTCTLNDGHTRK; this comes from the exons ATGAGCCAGCCTCGGCCGGACGAGTTCAAGCCTCCTCCGGAGTGCCCGGTCTTCGAGCCCAGCTGGGAGGAATTTCGAGATCCTTTTGCCTTCATCAACAAGATCCGTCCCATCGCTGAGAAAACGGGCATTTGCAAAGTCCGGCCGCCTCCG GGTTGGCAGCCTCCGTTTGCTTGCGATGTTGACAGGCTTCACTTTGTTCCTCGGATCCAGAGGCTCAATGAGCTGGAG GCACAGACCAGAGTCAAGCTCAACTTCTTGGACCAGATTGCCAAATTTTGGGATTTGCAGGGATGTGCCCTGAAGATCCCTCATGTGGAGAGGAAGATTTTAGATTTATATAAGCTGAATAAG CTGGTAGCTGATGAGGGTGGATTCGACATCGTCTGTCAGGACAGGCGATGGACCAAGATTGCACTACAAATGGGCTTCGCCCCTGGCAAAGCTGTTGGCTCACACCTGCGAGGGCATTATGAGAGAATCCTTTATCCCTACAATCTGTTTCAGAGTGGAGCAAACCTGCTG GCACCAGATCCAGCTTCCAAACTGATGCGTTTGGAGGCTGATCCTGAACTTGAAAAG TGTGTTCAGAAGCCCATCCAGCCGGTGGAGAACACAGTAAGCAAGGAGAGCGTAGACACCAAGGAGCACAAGCTGCAGGACCCGGCTCAGAGGCAGCCCGTCCAGACGCCTGACACTTGCCCCAGTGCTCGTAGAGCCAAGCGCATGAAGTATGAG GCCATCTGTGTGAAGACCGAACCAGGTGAGCTCGGCGAGAACAAGCCCAACCTGAGGCGGAGGATGGGTTCTTTTGTCGCCAAGCCAGAGCCAG AGAAAGAGATTCCCATTCCAGTGAAACAGGAACCAGTTGAATTTAAGGAACCAATAATGGAAGCTGACAAATCCAAGTCACGGTACAAGAAAGTCATCCCTCCAGTTCCTCCAAGTCCA GTGGATCTGGTTGTGTGTCTGGTGTGCGGCAGTGGGGGAGATGAAGACCGTCTGTTGCTGTGTGACGGCTGTGATGACAGCTACCACACCTTCTGTCTGATTCCTCCTCTGCACGACGTTCCCAAAGGAGACTGGAGGTGCCCCAAGTGTCTCGCTCAG GAATGCAACAAACCTCACGAGGCGTTCGGGTTTGAACAAGCATACAGAGACTATTCCCTCCGTGCGTTTGGACAAATGGCGGATGCATTCAAATCTGATTACTTCAACATGCCAGTTCAT atGGTACCCACAGAGCTGGTGGAAAAAGAGTTCTGGCGTTTGGTTGGAGCCATTGAGGAGGATGTTACTGTTGAATATGGAGCAGATATCGCCTCGAAGGAGTTTGGGAGCGGGTTCCCCATTCCGAACGGAAAATTTAAGGTTTCCCCAGCAGATGAG AAATACCTTAAATGTGGCTGGAACCTCAACAACCTGGCCATGATGAACCCGTCTGTTCTGACCCACGTAACGGCTGACATCTGTGGGATGACGCTGCCGTGGCTTTACGTTGGCATGTGcttctcctccttctgctgGCACATTGAGGACCACTGGAGCTACTCCATCAACTACCTGCACTG GGGGGAACCTAAGACCTGGTATGGAGCTCCTGgttttgctgcagaacagctagAGGAAGTGATGAGGAAACTGGCCCCGGAGCTGTTTGAGTCTCAGCCTGACCTTCTACACCAGCTGGTCACCATCATGAACCCCAACACACTGATGGCCCACGGAGTCCCA ATTTACAGAACAAACCAGTGTGCTGGTGAGTTTGTCATCACGTTTCCGAGAGCTTATCACAGTGGCTTCAATCAGGGCTTTAACTTCGCCGAGGCGGTCAACTTCTGCACTGTGGACTGG ATGCCTCTCGGCAGGCAGTGTGTCGACCACTACCGTATGCTGCACCGCTACAATGTGTTCTCCCATGATGAGATGGTGTGCAACATGGCCTCAAAAGCAGAAACACTCAACGTGGTGCTGGCTTCAGCTGTCCACAAGGACATGGTTGTCATGATCCAAGAGGAGAAAGAACTGAGggagaaaattaagaaaatg GGAGTGTTAAACTGCAAGGAGGCAAAATACGATCACCTCCAGGATGACGAGCGGCAGTGTGCCAAGTGCAGGACCACCTGTTACCTGTCTGCCGTCACCTGCCCCTGTAGCCCCGGAGTCCTGGTCTGTCTGTACCACATCAGTGACCTCTGTTCCTGCCCCGTCAGCAACTACACACTGAA ttaCCGTTACACACTGGACCACCTGCTCCCCATGATGAACGCGGTGCAGCAGCGAGCTGAGCTGTATGATGACTGGGCCTCCCGTGTGACAGAGACTCTGGAGGCTAAACTGGAAAAGAAGAAAG GCCTGCCGGTCTTTCGCTCTCTTCTCGCTGAATCAGAGTCCAAGCTGTTTCCTGACAACGACCTGCTGCGTCGGCTTCGTTTGGTCACACAAGACGCAGAGAAGTGCTCCTCGGTGGCGCAGCAGCTGTTGAACGGCAAGAGGCAGACCAG GTATCGGTGTGGTAGTGGGAAGTCACGGAGCCAGCTTACTGTGGAGGAGCTGAGTTCATTTGTGAGGCAGCTGTATAACCTCTCCTGCAGCCTCCCTCAGGCGCCCATGCTGAAG GAACTCCTGAATCGCATCGAAGACTTCCAGCAGCATAGTGAGAAAGTCCTGGCCGATGAAGTCCCCAGTGTGGCTGAAATCCAGAGCCTGTTGGACGTCAGCTTCGACTTTGACGTGGACCTGCCGGAGCTGCCGCGGCTGAGAGTGAGGCTGGAACAGGCCCGGTGGCTGGACGGGGTGCAGCAGGCCAGCAGTCAGCCCGCCACCCTCACTCTGGAGACCATGAGGAGGCTCATCGACCAGGGAGTCGGTTTGGCTCCTCATCCGTCCGTGGAGAAAGCCATGGCACGCCTTCAAGAGCAGCTTACTATGTCTGAACACTGGGAGGACAAGGCGAGCAGCCTCCTTAAAGCCAG ACCCCCGCACTCCATAGAGACTCTtagtgctgctgctgagaaggcGTCCGGCATCCCCGCTTATCTCCCAAACTGTCTTCTTCTAAAAGACACCATCAGGAAAGCTCAGGAGTGGCTTCAGGAAGCTGAGGAGCTTCAG GCCCCTGGTTGCATACCGCTGGTGGACAGGCTCTCTGACATGGTGCTACGAGGACAAGCCATTCAAGTCCACCTGGAGCCTTTAGACAGGCTGGAGTCTTTAATGGTAGAAGtgcaaaaatggaaagaatctGCAGCGACAACTTTCCTTCCGAAGGACTCAACTCTTACGTTATTAGAG GTTCTGTGTCCAAGATGTGAAGCTGGAAGTGTAGGTTCTCCAAAGAGGAAGGCCAAGAAAGGGAAAGAGTCCcccaaaagcaacaaaaagaaaactccaaGGCTCACCACTCTCAGCGATGTGGAAACAGCGCTTTCAGAGACCAAGGATTCTACCTCTGCA ATGGCAACTCTGGAGGAGCTGCGTGTGAGGGAGATGGAGGCTTTCTCTAATCTCAGGGCAGCAAACGAGTCAAAGCTCCTTCCCACAGCAGACTGCATGGACCTGAGggtgtgtttctgtcagaagGCGCCCATGGGTGCGATGCTGCAGTGTGAACTCTGCAGGGACGCCTTCCACAGCGTGTGTGTCAGAGACCCTTCAGACTCCCATGAAACACAGCCATGGCTCTGTCCGCAGTGCCAGCGATCAGAAAAGCCCCCCTTAAGCCAAGTCCTCTCTCTGCTGACGTCCCTGCGGCACACAGGGGTTCGCCTGCCGGAGGGCGACGCTCTGCACTATCTGGTTGAGAGGACAGTTAACTGGCAGCAGCGAGCGCAGGAGATGACTCAGGCATGTAACCTACCAGAACTAGAGGAGAGACCGGGGACCCCTCCCACACTAACCCGCTGGGTATCAGGCAGCGACGACGCTCACAACAACACTCAG GCTCCTTGTTTGACTCCAGAGTGGAATAGGACAAGCCATGCTCAGACCGTCTTCTACACCGAGCAGAGATGCATACCGCTGCAGG GCCTGAGtcaggagctggaggagctgaTGGTGGAGGGGCTCCTGCTGCAGGTGTCTCTGCCAGAGGTCCAGAGCCTTTACCACATTTTACTGGACAGAGCCAGCAGCCAGCACTCAGACGTATGCATGTCGCCATCACAGGAGGAGGCCGCAGACAAACACACGCAGTTTAACTCTCAGGGAACAAATCTGCCACTGAACCAG gaTGACGCCACGAGCATGAGGGAAACAATGATAGgcgaaaaaaaagcaaagaggcATCTGGAGAGGGAAGGTTTGGATGCTGAGCGCCGGGGGAAAGACAAGAAGCACTGTCACAAACGACAGAAGATGAATAAGAAGAACCCTCAGCGCAGGTCGGCCTCGACCTCGTCTTCCCCGCGCTCCGATTTCTCCCAGTCTGATGATTCTGACGAGGAAATGGCCGTTTGTCCAGCAGAGAGGTGTCAGCTGCCGGAGGGGGATGAG GTAAACTGGGTCCAGTGTGACGGCAGCTGCAACCAGTGGTTCCACCAAGTGTGTGTCGGCGTTACGGCAGAGATGGCCGAGAAGGAGGACTACATTTGCGTCACGTGTACACTGAACGACGGACACACGAGAAAATGA